The segment ACTCCTGACCTCCTCAtctgtgtactagtacatcGTTAGGGAGTACTTTCTTGTACTCCTGACCTCCTCAtctgtgtactagtacatcGTTAGGGAGTACTTTCTTGTACTCCTGACCTCCTCAtctgtgtactagtacatcGTTAGGGAGTACTTCCTCGTACTCCTGAGTGTAAATAAGTGTGTGTTGTAAAGATGTATTTTCAGAGGCGGGTTATGAATCAGCTGGTTAGCTTCTGTTGCTCCTCGCGGTGCGTTCAGGCGCTCCACGACGACTCGACCTTCAACCTGAAAACGTGGGCGTCGTTTCACCCGACGATTATTTTCCCGAGTTGAGGAGGGCGACCCTGAAGGCAACACGAGGTCCcgtttcattgtgtttatttactttgattTGAAATGACCAAACTGTGTGGGATGGTTTTGAATATTAAAGGACCTTACACAAGGTTGTGttggactctgtgtgtgtgtgtgtgtgtgtgtgtgtgtgtgtgtgtacatgttatacatgttctacacctcagaggtacatgttgtactttatactgtactacacctcagaggtacatgttgtactttatactgtactacacctcagaggtacatgttgtactttatactgtactacatctcagaggtacatgttgtactttatactgtactacatctcagaggtacatgttgtactttttactgtactacacctcagaggtacatgttgtactttatactgtactacacctcagaggtacatgttgtactttatactgtactacatctcagaggtacatgtactttttactgtactacacctcagaggtacatgtactttttactgtactacatctcagaggtacatgttgtactttatactgtactacatctcagaggtacatgtactttatactgttctacacctcagaggtacatgttgtactttatactgtactacatctcagaggtacatgtactttatactgttctacacctcagaggtacatgttgtactttatactgtactacacctcagaggtacatgtactttatactgttctacacctcagaggtacatattgtactttatactgttctacacctcagaggtacatattgtactttatactgttctacacctcagaggtacatattgtactttatactgttctacatctcagaggtacatgtagtacttgtAAACTGATAATACTTTTACCAAAGTAAGGTTTTTAATTGTGTGgcattagtacttttactgaagtacagGATCTGAGTACCTCGTCTCATAATGcatgaatatattaatatgacGTTGTTATTATTCCGGTGACCTCGTGACCGCTGAATGAACGCCCCCTTGTTTACGTGACGTAGCCCCGCCCCCAGCCCGCGTGCTGCGAGCTCAGTCCCGGAGTCTCGCGACCAGCTCAGTCCCGGAGTCTCGCGACCAGCTCAGTCCCGGAGTCTCGCGACCAGCTCAGTCCCGGAGTCTCGCGACCAGCTCAGTCCCGGAGTCTCGCGACTAGCTCAGTCCCGGAGTCTCGCGACCAGCTCAGTCCCGGAGTCTCGCGACCAGCTCAGTCCCGGAGTCTCGCGACCAGCTCAGTCCCGGAGTCTCGCGACCAGCGCACCCGCTCCGTACCGAGCGGACCCAGACGGACCGAGCGGACCCAGACGGACCCAGACGGACCGAGCGGACCCAGACGGACCGAGCGGACCCAGACGGACCGAGCGGACGACGTCAACGAAAAGGAGCTCGTGCGGTGAGTAGCTGACGGCTCACGTTAACGGCCGCTGCGCGCGCTCGAGCCGACCGGTTATTGTTCCGGGGTCCTCGTGAGGCTGAGCTCCTATGGTCCTcggttacaggtgtgtgtgtgtgtgcgtgtgtgtgcgcgcgcaagATGGCACGTCTCTCCGTAGTAACGGTTGCTAAGCCTGAGCTGTCTGCCCATACTCATTAATTAGGCAGCGCGTGTGTTGATGTGTGGGCGGTCAGTACACTCAGTTCAGCTGCATGGAAACAACCAGCTTATTATTACATTCATCATTTCCTATTGAATttgaagaatatatatattattataatttgttgtaattataatgtatatttaaataattacttattatatatatatatatccatccattttcaataccgcttatcctcattagggtcgcgggggtgctggagcctatcccagctgacatagggcgaaggcaggggacaccctggacatatatatatatatatatatatatatatatatatatatatatatatatatatatatatatatatatatatatatattctattgcATTTGAGGTTCTTTTGATTCAATGAATTTGATAGAAAATGATCTATCAATACAAAAAAGTATCGACATGTTCAATAATGGGCTGCACGTAGCAAGAGGGGCTCGGATCCACCTTCTGTGGGGTTTAGTTTGCATGTTCCCCCCGTCTATATATGTGCCTCTCAGGAGACCTGTCCAGGTgagacctgtccaggtgaactctGTCCAGGTgagacctgtccaggtgaacagGAGActgaataatataaaatatgaaaccaCACTTTAACATCCGTATCTGAGTCTGATTATAATCATGTGTTGTTTCTACAGAACAGATTGTATCCAGGTCTGTGTTCACTGTTACCCAACCTGTCCAcccccacacaccacacacacacacacacacacacacacacacacacacacaccacacaccacacaccacacaccacacgcacacacgcacacaccacacaccacacaccacacacatacaccacacacacacacaccacaaacgcaccacaaacacccacacgcacaccacacacacacgcacacacacaccacaaacgcaccacacacacacacacccacacaaacacacacaccacaaacacacacatacaccacacacacacagagagatcaCTGGCTGTTTCCATTAGATTCACACAGTTAGAAACAGGTGGACAACCAGGAAAAGAAAACGTTGTGGAAAAAACCCTTCAGTGGAATAACCCTAAAGCATCCCCCAGATTGAGACCAacaactaatgtttacaatgtttactgagggaataaatcaagagaagtcatttatatagacttctatacaaccagaggagtcgccccctgttggtcaggagagagaatgcagctttaacacatgaagcatagactgctatacaaccagaggagtcgccccctggtggtcaggagagagaatgcagctttaacacatgaagcatagacttctatacaaccagaggagtcgccccctggtggtcaggagagagaatgcaactttaacacatgaagcatatacttctatacaaccagaggagtcgccccctggtggtcaggagagagaatgcagctttaacacatgaagcatagacttctatacaaccagaggagtcaccccctggtggtcaggagagagaatgcagctttaacacatgaagcatagacttctatacaaccagaggagtcgccccctggtggtcaggagagagaatgcagctttaacgcatgaagcatagacttctatacaaccagaggagtgtaaCACCCGTCTCTATGTACTCATGTCTCTGGAAGGGTCTTCAGACAGTAAGCGGTCCTATGATGGAGGAGCTTCACGACGTCCAGCTGACGGAGATCAAACCTCTCCTGACAGGACAGGTGAGGTGGTTACCTTCAGTACACTGACTTCAGATCAGATCCTGGATACTTTAATGAATTACTTTCATCACGCTAGCGATTAAAGattgtctctgtctcttcagaACGGGAGGAATCTCCAGGACTTTGACTGCCAGGTGAGTTCAACACAcctttcctcctcctgtgaATTAGACTTTTCATCAGCTTAGAATTTAGAAAAACGGCTTTATTAGTGCCATGTGTTTTTCAATATTGGAATATGAGATATGTAATAGTAATGTGTTGTTATCTTATATAAGATCTAAAAAACCTGGTCACCTAAAAGAATAAATGAGTTTAAgctatatttataatataccAAACACAGCAGGCCCTCCGAGCCCAGCTCCTTGTGTCAGTGTGATGGTGTTATTGAGTGAACTCAAGGTCACTCAATCACACCAGCAGCTCTCCTCTGTTTGAAGAGAGCTTAAAGTATTGCATTCATTTAGACTAACGGAAGCGTGTCCTGTCTCGGACAGATTTTAGctaacatttgaataaaatgtcacttaaaatattgataaaaatgaTCGCATCAGGTTTTCAGctgatttaatggtgttaaactaagCTTTAACTTCTTACCTTTCGAGCTAAATGTGGTTTTAATTATTTGAGTTAGCTTTGCCTTTACTAGAGCCAGTAAAAGGACGCTAACGCCGGTAAACTAGCCGTGCGCTGGGCTTGTCAAGATCCAGCCTAACTTCTATCGTCGTAGTAAACACACGGCGCTTCTGGTTTTTCGGGGATATTAACTTGTTACAGGGTCACCAAAATGCTGTCAACATATCCGGGACCGTAGTTCtgtccttcacaataagatatcACGCTTCAACAACTCCAAACTATGCAATAAAAGCTCCGTAGTTTCCATTTGAGTCTATACCACCacctgctggatgttttgttaaactcttctcATGTCAGTCAGTTGAAAAACACCAGCTCATGCATGAAATTTAAcaagtatgcacacacacacaccttgtatataacaattactatcaacacagtgcagagtTAGTTATATTACAACTAAAAGCACAAGTATTCATGATTGAAAAGCTACATTgttaaagcaaaagacaaatgacttgtgcaaatctttgaaaagatgataaataaaagagacaaaaacaaaattaatcaggacacaaataacattcaaaataatcctcctcatccagctcctcgtccCTCTGTCACACTGGACCCACGACACCCTCCCTCGGAGCTCTCAGGGGGGTCGGCTTCCCTGCACCGGCCACACTCCCAAactgtctccatgtcttcaGGAGTGTGACCTATtcacagaattaaaaaaaatgatcagATTTTCATGGGTTGGCATACAAAGAAAGTTAACATTAAGTAGACTACCGGTGGATGTCGTGGGTCCACagacgaggagctggatgatGAGCTCTCTGCAGTTTGGGACGCTGTATGAAtaacagaaaaataataacCATGTTTTGTTTAGTCTTCATCATGACTAATGTCACCACcatgttataatattgtttttCCAGGTTACATAAAGCATTtacagtgagagggagaggaaggtctTTGGAGGCCACGTCCCGATGCCGATGTTGAAGgctctaaaataataatcatattttattataacaatactAAAATACATACTGCATTCAGATTTATGTGTGAATCCAAATGCGAAATAAGTGTGCGCTGACCAGGAGACGGGGGAAGGTGGCGTGTCCCTCAGCAGGCAGCCGGGGACCGTGGGAGGCACAAGAGGGGACGGAGCGGGATGAGGGATGGAAAGTCCGGAGCTGGTGGCCGAGGTAGCCCCGAGGGACACTGGTCTTCTGCAGCTGGGGCCGGAGCCGCCAGACGGGGTAGAGGAAGTGGCTGCCGGGCCGGTGTTTTCGGCCCGCTGCTGCTCTCTGGCCTTTCTGACCAGAGCTTGAGCCTCCCTCCTCAAAGCTCGGTCCTCCGCTTCCTCAATCACATCAGACATCTCCTGGGCGGTCAGTAACCTGGCCTTGGTGACGTTCCTCCTGACCTTACCGGTGTGGCGGTTAGAATTGATTTCGGCCAGGAGGTGGGCCAGGTCAAGTGAAATCCGGCCTGATGTCAC is part of the Cyclopterus lumpus isolate fCycLum1 chromosome 7, fCycLum1.pri, whole genome shotgun sequence genome and harbors:
- the LOC117733072 gene encoding uncharacterized protein LOC117733072, translated to MSDVIEEAEDRALRREAQALVRKAREQQRAENTGPAATSSTPSGGSGPSCRRPVSLGATSATSSGLSIPHPAPSPLVPPTVPGCLLRDTPPSPVSWSAHTYFAFGFTHKSECSMYFSIVIIKYDYYFRAFNIGIGTWPPKTFLSLSLVPNCRELIIQLLVCGPTTSTGHTPEDMETVWECGRCREADPPESSEGGCRGSSVTEGRGAG